The genomic region GACAGTTTGCCGAGCAGTCCGGTCACGATGCCGGCTGCTCCCACCACGAGGAGGGGGTTGCGGCGCGTGGCGAATCCGAGGATCACCACGAGCACGCCGAGGAGAACGATCACGCGTCGGCCTTCTTCCGCGCATGGACCTTGCGGTCCCGGTCAGACGGGGGGATGCTGCGCGAGACCCTAGGTGATTGTTCAACAAACGCACAAGAGACGTCGATCACAGAACGGACGGCAGGAGCCGTACGGGGCGTCCGGCGCCCGAAGTCTCACACCGCCGACCCCGTGCGCACCGCCCTCACTCGGCCGCGAGCCGCTGCGCGTACGCCTCGGCGAGCTGACGGCGGGAGTCCTCCAGATAGAAACCCAGCATGCGTTCGGCGCCTGCCGCGTCCCCCGCGGCCAGCCGGTCCACGAGCTCGCGGTTCCGGGTGAGATACGGCTCGTGGAAACGGCGCGGGTCCGCCATCACGTGGAAGGCCAGCCGCAGCTCGGCCAGCACATTGCCCATCAGCTCGTTCACCCGGGGACTGCCGGCCAGCCCCGCCAGCGCCTGGTGGAAGCGGATGTTGGCGGTCGAGCAGGCCGCCCAGTCGTCCACCGCGGCGGCCCGCTCACCGGTGGCCACCGCGGCTTCGGCCGCTTCCAGCGCGTACGGCGGCTCCCCCAGCGCCCGTAGCGCCGCGCACTCGACCAGCAGCCTGACCTGGTAGATGTCCACCAGGTCCGCCACCGCGAGCACCCGGACGAAAACCCCTTTGTTGAGCCGGTGTTCGAGCAGCCGCTCATGGGTGAGCAGTCGGAACGCCTCCCGCAGCGTGTTCCGGGAAACGGCGAGCGCACCGCTGAGGCTCTCCTCGGAGAGCCTGCTCCCGGGCGGGAAGTACCCCTCGGTGATCCGTTCCCGGAGGACGGAGGCGACCCGCTCCGCCGTGCCCGCTCCGGCCAGGGCGGCGCCGTCCGCCGCCAGTTCGGTGAGGTCCGGAACAACCCGGCCCGATGTCTCCGCCATGCCCGACCCCTGTTCCTCCGCCGCTCGCCGCGCGCCGCCCTCGGGGCGGCCGGGCCAAGTCAATCGCAGGAGCGCGACCGCTCCCAAGCCAACCCCTTGTCAGATTGTTGAACAATTCGTTAGCGTGCGCATGTGATGGACCTCAATGCGGATCTCGGTGAAGGCTTCGGACGGTGGAAGCTCACCGATGACGACGCCCTGCTTTCCTGCGTGACGAGCGCCAACGTCGCCTGCGGTTTCCACGCGGGCGACGCCTCGGTGATGCGCCGGGTGTGCGAGACGGCCGCCGCCCGCGGTGTTCGGATCGGCGCCCATGTCGGGTACCGGGATCTCGCCGGTTTCGGACGGCGTTCCATGGAGGTACCGCCCGCCGAGCTGGCCGCCGAGGTCGCCTACCAGATCGGCGCGCTGCGCGTCTTCGCCGAGGCCGCCGGGTCGGTCGTCTCGTACGTGAAGCCGCACGGCGCCCTCTACAACCGCACCGTCCGGGACGAGACCCAGGCCGCGGCGGTGGTCGAAGGCGTGCTGCTGGCCGGTGGCTCTCCCGCCGTGCTCGGGCTGCCCGGTTCGCAGCTGCTCGCGCACGCGTCGGCCGCGGGGCTCGACGCCGTCGAGGAAGCCTTCGCCGACCGTGCGTACACCCGGCAGGGCACCCTCGTACCGCGCGGCGAGCCCGACGCGGTCGTCCATGACGCCCCTGCCGTCGTCCGCCGTGCGGTCGGCATGGCGGTCGACCGCGCCGTCACCGCCGCCGACGGCAGCCGGATCCCGGTCGGGGCCCGGTCCCTGTGCGTGCACGGCGACTCCCCCGGCGCCGCGGAGCTGGCCCGCCGGGTCAGAGCAGCCCTGGAAGCAGCCGGCGTCACCGTCCGGGCGTTCGCATGAGCGGCCGGGACGACGTCCGGGTCCTGCCCGCGGGCCGGCACGCACTGCTCGTCGAACTGGCCACCGGCGCACACGCCGAGGCCTTCCACGCCGAACTGCTGCGCCGCCGCGCCCGCGGTGAGCTCCCCGCCGTACGCGAGATCGTTCCCGGCGCCAGGACCGTCCTGCTCGACGGCATCCCGGACATACCCCCGGGTGCCGCCGGGCGGCTCGCGTCCGACCTCGTCTCCTGGCGGATACCGCCGCTGCCGCGCGACGCGGGCGACGCGGTGGAGATCCCGGTGCTGTACGACGGCCCCGACCTCGCCGATGTCGCCGCCCGGTGGGGCGTGGGCGTCGACGAAGTGTCCCGGATCCACAGCGGCGCCGAATTCCGCGTCGCCTTCAGCGGTTTCGCGCCGGGCTTCGGCTATCTGACGGGGCTCCCCGAACGCTTCCACGTGCCTCGCCGCACCACCCCCCGTACCCAGGTCCCGGCCGGAGCCCTGGCCCTGGCGGGGCCGCACACCGGCGTGTACCCGCGCGCCTCACCGGGCGGCTGGCAGCTCATCGGCCGGATGCCGGACCCCGGCCGCCTGTGGGACCCGGCCCGCGAGCCCGCCGCGCTGCTCACCCCGGGCACCCGCGTCCGGTTCGTCGAAGCGAGTACGAGGGAGACCTGCGGATGACGGCACGGCTCCAGGTGGTCCGGGCCGGCGCCCTGACCACCGTGCAGGACGACGGCCGCCCCGGATACGCGCACCTCGGTGTGGGTCACGCGGGCGCCCTGGACGCCCCGGCCCGGCAGTTGGCGAACCGGCTGGCGGGCAACCGGGCCGATGCCGCCGTACTGGAGACCACGCTCACCGGCTGCGCGGTCCGCCCGGACCGGGCGTCCACCGCCGTCGTCGGGGGCGCGCCCTGCCGCGTCACGGTCGACGGCCGTCCCGTCGCCTGGGGCGCACCGGTGCACGTCCCGGCCGGTGCGGTCCTCGAAGCGCATCCGGCCGCGCGGGGCGTGCGCAGCTATCTGGCGTTCGGTGGCGGTCTGCTCCCGGAACCCGTGCTCGGCAGCCGATCGGCCGACCTCCTCTCCGGGCTCGGCCCCGCACCGCTGCGCGACGGAGACGAACTGCCGCTCGGCACGCCCCACGGGGCCCCGGGCCGGGCGGACGCCGTGCCGTGGCCGGGCATGCCCGCGTCCCTGGTTCTGCCGGTACGGCTGGGCCCCCGCCACGACTGGTTCACCCCCGCCGCCCTGCGCACCCTGGCCACGGCCGGGTACCGGGTCTCACCGCACAGCAACCGCATCGGCCTGCGCACCGACGGCCCCGCCCTCGAACGGGCCCGACAGGGCGAACTGCCGAGCGAGGGCGTCGTTCTGGGAGCGGTCCAGGTGCCCCCCGACGGCCGCCCCGTGGTCTTCCTCAACGACCACCCGACCACCGGCGGGTACCCGGTGATCGGGGTCGTACCCCACGCGTCCCTCGCAGCCGCCGCCCAGGCGACTCCGGGCACGGCGGTGCGGTTCGTGCCCGTGCGGTGAGCCGCACGCGCGGCCCGGCCCCTGCCGCCGCCCGGAATCCACTCCCTTCCGACCCTGCACATGCCGCTGCCCGGCACCCCTGGCGAGGGGTGCCGGGCAGCGGCACGCGAAGCGGCGGTCGGCCTTACAGACCGGCGGCCCGGCGCAGGGCGTCCACGCGGTCGGTGCGCTCCCAGGTGAAGTCCGGGAGTTCGCGGCCGAAGTGCCCGTACGCGGCGGTCTGCGCGTAGATCGGGCGGAGCAGGTCGAGGTCACGGATGATCGCGGCCGGACGGAGGTCGAAGACCTCCGCGATCGCTTGCTCGATCTTCTCGACATCGGTCGCGGCCGTGCCGAAGGTCTCGACGAACAGACCGACCGGCTCGGCCTTGCCGATCGCGTACGCGACCTGGACCTCGCAGCGCGTGGCCAGCCCGGCGGCCACCACGTTCTTCGCCACCCAGCGCATCGCGTACGCCGCCGAACGGTCCACCTTCGACGGGTCCTTGCCCGAGAAGGCACCGCCGCCGTGGCGGGCCATACCGCCGTAGGTGTCAATGATGATCTTGCGGCCGGTCAGGCCGGCATCGCCCATCGGGCCACCGATCTCGAACCGCCCGGTCGGGTTGACCAGCAGCCGGTACCCCTCGGTGTCCAGCTTGATCCCGTCGTCGATGAGCTGGTTCAGCACGTGCTCGACGACGAACTCACGGATGTCCGGCGCGAGCAGCGACTCCAGGTCGATGTCCGACGCGTGCTGCGAGGAGACCACGACCGTGTCGAGGCGGACGGCCTTGTCGCCGTCGTACTCGATGGTGACCTGCGTCTTGCCGTCGGGGCGCAGGTAAGGGATGGTCCCGTTCTTACGGACCTCCGAGAGACGGCGCGAGAGCCGGTGGGCCAGATAGATCGGCAGCGGCATGAGCTCGGGCGTCTCGTCGCACGCGTACCCGAACATCAGGCCCTGGTCGCCCGCACCCTGCTTGTCCAGCTCGTCGTCCTCCGCGCCGGCGGCGGAACCCGCGACCCGCTTCTCGTACGCGGTGTCGACACCCTGCGCGATGTCCGGGGACTGCGCGCCGATGGACACCGACACGCCGCAGGAAGCGCCGTCGAAGCCCTTCTTCGAGGAGTCGTAGCCGATCTCCAGGATCTTGTCGCGCACGAGCTGCGCGATCGGCGCGTACGCCTTGGTCGTGACCTCACCGGCCACATGTACCTGGCCTGTGGTGATCAGAGTCTCCACGGCGACACGGGAGGTCGGGTCCTCGCGCAGAAGCGCATCGAGAATCGTGTCGCTGATCTGGTCAGCGATCTTGTCAGGGTGGCCCTCGGTGACAGATTCCGAGGTGAACAGACGACGGGACACAACGCTCCCTGGGGTTGCAGCGGCTGCTGGCTGATCATGGGTGGAGTGGCCGGGAGCTGCGCCCGGCTCATTCCGTGACCAGTTTATCGGTCGCCTCCGGTCAACGGGGCACGTGTCTCGCTCCGTGGGAGCCGTGTGACCCGAGGCACTCCTTACTGCGGTACGGTCATCGGCCCGCCGAACAGGCGGGAGTCCGCGTTCTGCGGCCTTGCCCCGCCGGTGGGCCGACACCAGATTTTCATCCGAGCCCGGGTATGACCAGGTCCCAGACCGTATCTGCAAGGGCTTCCTTAGTCCCGTACGGCACCGGGGTCTCACTGCCCCCCGCCGCCAGGACCACTGCTTCGTTCTCCTCGGACCCGAAGGTCTTGTGTTCCCCCACCTCATTGACGACGAGCAGGTCACAGCCCTTGCGCCGCAGTTTGTGACGGCCGTTGGAGAGGACGTCGTCGGTCTCCGCGGCGAACCCGACCACCACCTGTCCGGGCGTGGCGCGTTCCGCCGAGATCTCGGCGAGGATGTCCGGATTGCGGACCAGAGTGATCGGGGCGGGCTCCTGGCCGTCCCGCTTCTTGATCTTGCCCGCGGCGTAGGCGGCCGGGCGGAAGTCGGCCACCGCCGCGGCCATGACCACGGCGTCGGCGTCGGCCGCGGCCTCCAGGACGGCTTCGCGCAGCTGCACCGCGGTTCCCACATGGACGACGTCGGCCCCCGCCGGATCCGGCATACCGGTGTTGGCCTCGATCAGCGTCACCCTGGCGCCGCGCGCGACAGCCGTACGGGCGAGGGCGTACCCCTGCTTGCCCGACGAGCGGTTCCCCAGGAAGCGCACCGGGTCGAGCGGCTCACGGGTGCCGCCCGCACTGATCACGACATGGCGTCCGGCGAGGTCGGGTTCCGTCACTCCGCGGGCGAGCACCCGTCGGCAGGTCTCGAAGATCTCCCCCGGGTCGGGCAGCCTGCCCTTGCCGGTGTCGACGCCGGTGAGCCTGCCGACGCCGGGCTCGATCACCACGGCTCCGCGCCTGCGGAGTGTCGCGACGTTCTCCCGGGTGGCCGGGTGCTCCCACATCTCGGTGTGCATCGCGGGCGCGAAGACGACCGGACACCTGGCCGTGAGCAGGGTGTTGGTCAGCAGGTCGTCGGCGAGGCCGTGGGCCGCCCTTGCCAGGATGTCGGCGGTGGCGGGAGCGACCAGCACGAGATCGGCGGCCTGTCCGATCCGTACGTGCGGGACCTCGTGGACATCGGACCAGACCTCGGTCGACACCGGGCTGCCGGAGAGTGCCGACCAGGTGGCGGCGCCGACGAAGTGGAGCGCGGATTCGGTGGGCACGACCCGTACGTCGTGTCCGGACTCGGTCAGCCGGCGCAGCACCTCGCAGGCCTTGTACGCGGCGATGCCTCCGCTGACCCCCAGAACGACCTTCGGCTTCTGCGCCACGTCCATGTCTCCCCGGCTCCCGCATTCGGATTCGTACACCCATGACACACCACAGGCCCGGCAGTCGCGCTGCCGGGCCTGTGGTGAAAAGAAATAACTGTCTGCTGTTACTGCGCGGGGCCTTCGATGGCCTCGGAGGTCAGCAGACCCGCGTTGATCTCGCGGAGCGCGATCGAGAGGGGCTTCTCGTGGACGTGAGTGTCCACCAGCGGACCGACATACTCCAGCAGGCCTTCGCCGAGCTGCGAGTAGTACGCATTGATCTGACGCGCGCGCTTGGCGGCGTAGATCACGAGGCTGTACTTCGAGTCGGTTGCCTCAAGCAGCTCATCAATCGGCGGGTTGATGATGCCCTCGGGCGTGGTGATGGAAGAGGACACTCTCTGCCTTCCGATGGAGTGAATATCAAAGAACCTTGACCAAGGCTAGCAGCTCACGGGCCACGTCTTCGACGGAGGTATTGACAAGGGTCGTATCGAACTCCGACTCGGCGGCCAGTTCGATCTTGGCGACGGCCAGCCGTCGCTCGATGACATCGGGCGCCTCGGTCCCGCGACCGGTGAGCCTGCGGACCAGTTCGTCCCAGCTCGGCGGGGCGAGGAAGACCAACTGGGCCTCGGGCATCGACTCGCGCACCAGCCGGGCGCCCTGGAGATCGATCTCCAGGAGCACCGGCTCCCCGGCTTCGAGACGGTCGAGTACGGCACGGCGCGGGGTGCCGTACCTGTTGCCCGCGAACTCGGCCCACTCGAGCAGCTCACCGTTGGCGACGAGCTTGTCGAACTCCTCGTCGTCCACGAAGAAGTACTGGACGCCGTCGCGCTCGCCGGGGCGCGGCTTACGGGTCGTCGCCGACACCGAGAGCCAGACCTCGGGGTGCACCTTGCGCATATGGGCGACGACCGTGCTCTTGCCGACCCCGGAGGGGCCGGAGAGCACGGTCAACCGCGGATGGGGGTCCGGGGATACGGGGGTCGTCCCCCGGGGTGTTACAGCCATGCGGCGATTATTCCAGCTTCCCAGGGGTGCCTGGGACGTCAGGCAGAGCCGCCACCGAACTCGCGCTCCAAAGAGGCGATCTGATTGGAGCCGAGACCGCGCACACGGCGGCTCTCGGAGATGCCGAGCCGCTCCATGATCTGCTTGGCGCGGACCTTGCCGACGCCAGGCAGGGACTCAAGGAGAGCGGAGACCTTCATCTTCCCGATGACGCCGTTCTCCTGGCCCTGCTTGATGACCTCGTGCAGAGACGCGCCGGAGTGCTTGAGTCGATTCTTGACCTCGGCCCGCTCCCGGCGAGCCGCGGCGGCCTTTTCGAGCGCGGCTGCGCGCTGTTCAGGGGTAAGGGGCGGAAGAGCCACGCCTACGTCACCTCGGATGTCGAACTGTCGGATACGGACCGGTGAGGAACTGATCGCCCCACACCTGCGGAGCGACGTGCAACGAAGTTGCGCGTCGGCTCTCGACGGAGACTAGCGGCCACGGCCGCTCCAGTCAGCGAGAACAGACGAAAAGTCCTGGTCAGCCTTGGCCGGAGCGGATATTTAGGGCATAACACCCCGGTTTTCAGCCCCGCGGACGTCAACTGGCTGAAACTGCTCACCACACCCTCACTTTTTCGGACCCTCCGGCCCCCTACCTCGCGGGTCCCGCTAGGGCGCGACCGCCGCACGCACCTCGTCGGTGAAACGGGCGGCCGAATCGCGCAGCGCCGTGCGATCCGGACCGTGACGGAGAACACCCCGGCTGACGCTCGGCACGACGTTCCCGACGGCCCGGCCGAACACACCCGGCAGATCCGCGGGCGTCGCGCCCTGGGCGCCGATGCCGGGGGCCAGCAGCGGACCGTTGATGTCGAGGCGCACCCCCGCGTCGCCGAGCGTGGCGCCGACGACGGCGCCCACCGAGCCGAGCGGCTGCGCGCCCTCGTTCTCGGCCGCCATGTGGTCGAGCATCAGCTGGGCGAGCGACTGCCCGTCGGCCGCCGTGGCCCGCTGGACCTCGGCGCCCTCCGGGTTGGAGGTCAGTGCGAGGACGAAGACGCCCGCGCCGCTGAGCACCGCCGCGTCCAGGGCGGGCCGCAGCGAACCGAAGCCGAGGTACGGCGAGAGGGTCACCGCGTCCGAGAAGAGCGGCGAGTCCTTGTCCAGGTAGGTCGCCGCGTACGCGCCCATCGTCGAGCCGATGTCGCCGCGCTTGGCGTCCATCAGGACCAGGGCGCCCGCCGACCGCGCCTCGGCGACCGCCTTCTCCAGTACCGCGATGCCCCGCGAGCCGAAGCGCTCGAAGAACGCCGACTGCGGCTTGAGGACGGCGACCCGGTCGGCCAGCGCCTCGACGACCGTACGGGTGAAGCGCTCCAGGCCCGCGACGTCGTCGCCGAGGCCCCAGTCGGCCAGCAGGGACGCGTGCGGGTCGATGCCGACGCAGAGCGGACCGCGGGTGTCCATCGAGCGGCGCAGCCGGGCGCCGAACGGTTCGGGGGCGTTCATCGGGTGACCTTCCGGTTCTCGGCGCCGACGGCCTCGGCGAGGGTGGCGTACGGACTGGCGCGCAGCCGGGCGGCCAGGCCCTTGTGGATCGCGCGGGCCCAGCAGGGGCCCTGGTAGATGAACGCGCTGTACCCCTGGACGAGCGTGGCACCCGCCAGGATCCGCTGCCAGGCGTCCTCGGCGGTCTCGATGCCGCCGACCCCGATCAGGGTGAGGTCGTCGCCCACGCGGGCGTGCAGACGGCGCAGAACCTCCAGGGAGCGCTCCTTGAGCGGCGCGCCGGAGAGGCCGCCCGTCTCCGCGGTCAGCGCCGGGGACGATGTCAGGCCGAGGCCGTCGCGGGCGATCGTGGTGTTGGTGGCGATGATGCCGTCCAGGCCGAGCTCCACGGCCAGGTCGGCCACGGCGTCCACGTCCTCGTCGGCGAGGTCGGGGGCGATCTTGACCAGGAGCGGGACGCGGCGCGACGTGACCGTACGGTCGGCCGCTTCGCGAACGGCCGTCAGCAAGGGCCGCAGCGCCTCGGTGGCCTGGAGGTTCCGCAGTCCGGGGGTGTTCGGGGAGGAGACGTTCACCACCAGGTAGTCGGCGTGCCGGGCCAGCCGCTCGGTCGACGCGACGTAGTCGCCGACGGCCTCCGCCTCGGGGACGACCTTCGTCTTGCCGATGTTGACGCCGACGGTGGTCCTGAAGACCGGGACGCGGACGGCCAGCCGGGCCGCCACGGCCGCGGAGCCCTCGTTGTTGAACCCCATGCGGTTGATGAGCGCCCGGTCGTCCACCAGGCGGAAGAGGCGCTTCCTGGGGTTGCCCGGCTGCGGCTGCGCGGTGACCGTGCCGATCTCGACGTGGTCGAAACCGAGCATGGTCATGCCGTCGATGGCGACGGCGTTCTTGTCGAAGCCCGCGGCGAGACCGAACGGTCCGTGCATCCGCAGGCCGAAGGCCTCGGTGCGCAGCTCCTTGTACCGGGGCGCGAGGGCCGCGGCGGTGAACGTACGCAGGACCGGGACGCGCGCCGCGAGGCGGATCCAGCGGAAGGCCAGGTGGTGGGCGCGCTCCGGGTCCATCCGCTTGAAGACCAGGTCGAAGAAGAGTTTGTACATCAGGCTTTCAGGCTTTCCTCGGGACGGGACGGCGAGCTCCGTCGGAGAGTTCATGAAGAATCGGAGAGTTCATGAAGAGGGGGACACCGTTTCCGGTGTCCCCCTCTTGGGCTGCTAGCTCTCGCGTGCCGCCGTCAGATGCCGGGCGTGTTCCTGGAGGGAACGGACGCCGACGTCTCCGCCGTTCAGCGCGTCGATGCCCTGGACGGCCGCGGCGAGGGCCTGCACCGTCGTGAGGCACGGGACGGCGCGGGCCACGGCCGCCGTACGGATCTCGTAGCCGTCGAGCCGGCCGCCGGTCCCGTAGGGGGTGTTGACGATGAGGTCGACCTCGCCGTCGTGGATGAGCTGGACGATGGTCCGCTCGCCGGACGGGCCCTCGCCCTCGCTGAGCTTGCGGACCACCGTGGCGTTGATGCCGTTGCGGCGCAGCACCTCGGCGGTCCCGGAGGTGGCGAGCAGCTCGAAGCCGTGCGCGACGAGTTCACGCGCGGGGAAGATCATCGAGCGCTTGTCGCGGTTGGCGACCGAGATGAACGCCCGGCCCTTGGTGGGCAGCGGGCCGTAGGCGCCGGCCTGCGACTTGGCGTACGCGGTGCCGAAGACCGAGTCGATGCCCATGACTTCGCCGGTGGAGCGCATCTCCGGGCCCAGCACGGTGTCGACCCCGCGGCCGTGCATGTCGCGGAAGCGCGACCACGGCATCACGGCCTCCTTGACGGAGATCGGCGCGTCCTGCGGCAGGGTGCCGCCGTCGCCGGCCGCCGGGAGCATGCCCTCGGCGCGGAGTTCGGCGACGGTGGCGCCCAGCGAGATGCGGGCGGCGGCCTTGGCCAGCGGGACCGCGGTCGCCTTCGAGGTGAAGGGAACGGTCCGCGAGGCGCGCGGGTTGGCCTCCAGGACGTAGAGGATGTCGCCGGAGAGCGCGAACTGGATGTTGATCAGCCCGCGCACACCGACGCCCTTGGCGATGGCCTCGGTCGAGGTGCGCAGCCTCTTGATGTCGTGGCCGCCGAGGGTGATCGGGGGCAGCGCGCAGGCGGAGTCGCCGGAGTGGATACCGGCCTCCTCGATGTGCTCCATGACGCCGCCGAGGTACAGCTCGGTGCCGTCGTAGAGGGCGTCGACGTCGATCTCGATGGCGTCGTCGAGGAAGCGGTCGACCAGGACCGGGCGGGTGGGGCTGATCTCGGTGGACTCGGCGATGTACGAGGAGAGGCGGGTCTCGTCGTACACGATCTCCATGCCACGTCCGCCGAGCACGTACGAGGGACGGACCAGGACCGGGTAGCCGATCTCGTCGGCGATGGCCTTGGCCTCGTCGAAGGTGGTGGCCGTGCCGTGCTTGGGCGCGGGCAGTCCGGCCTCGGCGAGCACCCGGCCGAAGGCGCCGCGGTCCTCGGCGGCGTGGATCGCCTCCGGCGGGGTGCCGACGACCGGTACGCCGTTGTCCTTGAGCGCCTGCGCCAGGCCGAGCGGGGTCTGGCCGCCGAGCTGGACGACGACGCCCGCGACCGGACCGGCGAGGGTCTCGGCGTGGACGATCTCCAGGACGTCCTCCAGGGTGAGCGGCTCGAAGTAGAGCCGGTCGGAGGTGTCGTAGTCGGTGGAGACGGTCTCGGGGTTGCAGTTGACCATCACGGTCTCGTAGCCGGCGTCGCTGAGCGCGAACGAGGCGTGGACGCAGGAGTAGTCGAACTCGATGCCCTGGCCGATCCGGTTCGGGCCCGAGCCCAGGATGATCACGGCGGGCTTCTCGCGCGGCGCGACCTCGCTCTCCTCGTCGTACGAGGAGTAGAAGTACGGGGTCTTCGCGGCGAACTCGGCGGCGCAGGTGTCGACCGTCTTGTAGACCGGGCGCACCCCGAGCGCGTGCCGGACCTCGCGCACGACGTCCTCGCGCAGACCGCGGATCCCGGCGATCTGGGCGTCGGAGAAGCCGTGACGCTTGGCGTCGGCGAGCAGTTCGGGGTCGAGCTTCTCGGCGGCGGCCAGTTCGTCGGCGTGCTCCTTGATCAGGAACAGCTGGTCGACGAACCAGGGGTCGATCTTCGTGGCGTCGAAGACCTCCTCGGGGGTGGCACCGGCCCGCATGGCCTGCATGACGGAGTTGATCCGGCCGTCGGTGGGCACCTTGGCGATCTCGAGGAGCGTGTCCTTGTCGCCGGGGTCCCCGGTGAAGGTGAACTGCGAGCCCTTCTTCTCCAGCGAGCGCAGCGCCTTGTTGAGCGCTTCGGAGAAGTTCCGGCCGATCGCCATGGCCTCGCCCACCGACTTCATGGTGGTGGTGAGGGTGGCATCGGCGGCCGGGAACTTCTCGAACGCGAACCGCGGCACCTTGACGACGACGTAGTCGAGCGTGGGCTCGAAGGAGGCCGGGGTCTTCTCGGTGATGTCGTTGGGGATCTCGTCCAGCGTGTAGCCGACGGCGAGACGGGCGGCGATCTTCGCGATCGGGAAGCCGGTCGCCTTGGAGGCGAGCGCCGACGAACGCGAGACCCGCGGGTTCATCTCGATCACGATGATCCGGCCGTCTTCGGGGTTGACGGCGAACTGGATGTTGCAGCCACCGGTGTCGACGCCGACCTCGCGGATGATGGCGATGCCGATGTCACGCAGCCGCTGGTACTCGCGGTCGGTCAGCGTCATCGCGGGGGCGACGGTGATCGAGTCGCCGGTGTGCACGCCCATCGGGTCGAAGTTCTCGATGGAGCAGACCACCACGACGTTGTCGTGCTTGTCGCGCATCAGCTCCAGTTCGTACTCCTTCCAGCCGAGGATGGACTCCTCCAGGAGCACCTCGGTGGTCGGCGAGAGCATGAGGCCCTGTCCGGCGATCCGGCGCAGCTCCTCCTCGTCGTGCGCGAAGCCGGAACCGGCGCCGCCCATGGTGAAGGAGGGGCGTACGACGACGGGGTATCCGCCGAGCACGTCGACGCCGTTGACGACGTCGTCCATCGTGTGGCAGATGACCGAGCGGGCGGACTCGCCGTGGCCGATCTTCGTGCGCACGGCCTCGACGACGCCCTTGAAGAGGTCGCGGTCCTCGCCCTTGTTGATCGCCTCGACGTTGGCGCCGATCAGTTCGACGCCGTACTTCTCCAGGACACCGTTCTCGTGCATCGAGATGGCGGTGTTGAGCGCGGTCTGGCCGCCGAGGGTCGGCAGCAGCGTGTCGGGGCGCTCCTTGGCGATGATCTTCTCGACGAACTCCGGGGTGATCGGCTCGACGTACGTGGCGTCGGCGATCTCCGGGTCGGTCATGATCGTGGCCGGGTTGGAGTTGACCAGGATGACCCGCAGGCCCTCGGCCTTGAGGACCCGGCAGGCCTGGGTACCCGAGTAGTCGAACTCCGCGGCCTGGCCGATGACGATCGGTCCGGAACCGATGACCAGGACGGACTGGATATCGGTGCGCTTAGGCACGCTGGCCCTCCATGAGCTCTGTGCTGTGCTGGTTGTTGTCCCGCATGAGCTCGACGAACCGGTCGAAGAGGTACGCGGCGTCGTGCGGGCCCGCGGCCGCTTCGGGGTGGTACTGGACGCTGAACGCGGGCTGGTCGAGCAGCTGGAGGCCTTCGACCACGTTGTCGTTGAGGCAGACGTGGGAGACCTCGGCGCGGCCGTACGGGGTCTGGGTGACCTCGTCGAGCGGCGCGTCGACGGCGAAGCCGTGGTTGTGCGCGGTGACCTCGACCTTGCCGGTCGTACGGTCCTGCACGGGCTGGTTGATCCCGCGGTGGCCGTA from Streptomyces sp. NBC_01267 harbors:
- the gmk gene encoding guanylate kinase — encoded protein: MAVTPRGTTPVSPDPHPRLTVLSGPSGVGKSTVVAHMRKVHPEVWLSVSATTRKPRPGERDGVQYFFVDDEEFDKLVANGELLEWAEFAGNRYGTPRRAVLDRLEAGEPVLLEIDLQGARLVRESMPEAQLVFLAPPSWDELVRRLTGRGTEAPDVIERRLAVAKIELAAESEFDTTLVNTSVEDVARELLALVKVL
- a CDS encoding integration host factor gives rise to the protein MALPPLTPEQRAAALEKAAAARRERAEVKNRLKHSGASLHEVIKQGQENGVIGKMKVSALLESLPGVGKVRAKQIMERLGISESRRVRGLGSNQIASLEREFGGGSA
- the pyrF gene encoding orotidine-5'-phosphate decarboxylase; its protein translation is MNAPEPFGARLRRSMDTRGPLCVGIDPHASLLADWGLGDDVAGLERFTRTVVEALADRVAVLKPQSAFFERFGSRGIAVLEKAVAEARSAGALVLMDAKRGDIGSTMGAYAATYLDKDSPLFSDAVTLSPYLGFGSLRPALDAAVLSGAGVFVLALTSNPEGAEVQRATAADGQSLAQLMLDHMAAENEGAQPLGSVGAVVGATLGDAGVRLDINGPLLAPGIGAQGATPADLPGVFGRAVGNVVPSVSRGVLRHGPDRTALRDSAARFTDEVRAAVAP
- a CDS encoding quinone-dependent dihydroorotate dehydrogenase codes for the protein MYKLFFDLVFKRMDPERAHHLAFRWIRLAARVPVLRTFTAAALAPRYKELRTEAFGLRMHGPFGLAAGFDKNAVAIDGMTMLGFDHVEIGTVTAQPQPGNPRKRLFRLVDDRALINRMGFNNEGSAAVAARLAVRVPVFRTTVGVNIGKTKVVPEAEAVGDYVASTERLARHADYLVVNVSSPNTPGLRNLQATEALRPLLTAVREAADRTVTSRRVPLLVKIAPDLADEDVDAVADLAVELGLDGIIATNTTIARDGLGLTSSPALTAETGGLSGAPLKERSLEVLRRLHARVGDDLTLIGVGGIETAEDAWQRILAGATLVQGYSAFIYQGPCWARAIHKGLAARLRASPYATLAEAVGAENRKVTR
- the carB gene encoding carbamoyl-phosphate synthase large subunit, whose protein sequence is MPKRTDIQSVLVIGSGPIVIGQAAEFDYSGTQACRVLKAEGLRVILVNSNPATIMTDPEIADATYVEPITPEFVEKIIAKERPDTLLPTLGGQTALNTAISMHENGVLEKYGVELIGANVEAINKGEDRDLFKGVVEAVRTKIGHGESARSVICHTMDDVVNGVDVLGGYPVVVRPSFTMGGAGSGFAHDEEELRRIAGQGLMLSPTTEVLLEESILGWKEYELELMRDKHDNVVVVCSIENFDPMGVHTGDSITVAPAMTLTDREYQRLRDIGIAIIREVGVDTGGCNIQFAVNPEDGRIIVIEMNPRVSRSSALASKATGFPIAKIAARLAVGYTLDEIPNDITEKTPASFEPTLDYVVVKVPRFAFEKFPAADATLTTTMKSVGEAMAIGRNFSEALNKALRSLEKKGSQFTFTGDPGDKDTLLEIAKVPTDGRINSVMQAMRAGATPEEVFDATKIDPWFVDQLFLIKEHADELAAAEKLDPELLADAKRHGFSDAQIAGIRGLREDVVREVRHALGVRPVYKTVDTCAAEFAAKTPYFYSSYDEESEVAPREKPAVIILGSGPNRIGQGIEFDYSCVHASFALSDAGYETVMVNCNPETVSTDYDTSDRLYFEPLTLEDVLEIVHAETLAGPVAGVVVQLGGQTPLGLAQALKDNGVPVVGTPPEAIHAAEDRGAFGRVLAEAGLPAPKHGTATTFDEAKAIADEIGYPVLVRPSYVLGGRGMEIVYDETRLSSYIAESTEISPTRPVLVDRFLDDAIEIDVDALYDGTELYLGGVMEHIEEAGIHSGDSACALPPITLGGHDIKRLRTSTEAIAKGVGVRGLINIQFALSGDILYVLEANPRASRTVPFTSKATAVPLAKAAARISLGATVAELRAEGMLPAAGDGGTLPQDAPISVKEAVMPWSRFRDMHGRGVDTVLGPEMRSTGEVMGIDSVFGTAYAKSQAGAYGPLPTKGRAFISVANRDKRSMIFPARELVAHGFELLATSGTAEVLRRNGINATVVRKLSEGEGPSGERTIVQLIHDGEVDLIVNTPYGTGGRLDGYEIRTAAVARAVPCLTTVQALAAAVQGIDALNGGDVGVRSLQEHARHLTAARES